Within the Myxococcaceae bacterium JPH2 genome, the region CGTCGCTGGACTTCACCCTCGCCGCTCCGGAGGCGCTGGTGCGCCTGGAGGGCGTGCTCGTGGAGCAAGGCACGCAGGCGGTGGCCACGGACATGGAGGTGCAGGCGCTGGATGCCAGCCTGCGTCCGCTGTCCCAGCGCGTGCGGGTGGAGCGCGGGACGGGGCGCTTCGTGCTCAACCTGGTCCCCGAGGCGGCTCGACTCGCCACCGTGCTCCTGGCCGCGACGTCGGTGAACAACGACGACGGCGTGCCCCGCAAGACGTTCGTGGTGGATCCGCGCGTGAAGCTCCCCAAGCCGCTGGAGCTGGGCGCCTTCGGAACCCTGGTGCGCGTGGGAGGCCGCGTGCTCGACGCGCGAGGGCAGCCCATCTCGGGCGCCACCGTGTCGATGGAGGGCAAGGTCGGCGGAGGCGGCAGCTACGTGAGCCGCCCCGTGCTCACCGGCACGGACGGGCGCTTCGAGTTGCTGTCGCTGCCGAGCGGCGCGGACGGCGCGCTCGCGCTGGTGACGGTGCCGCCGCCCGCGTCCACCGCGCGCATCACCCGGCAGGCCGTGACGGTGCCCGCCGCGCTCACCGTCCTGCCGGACACCACCTGCCAGGATCGCCTCCTCATCAGCGGCACGATGCTGACGCCGGACGGGAATCCCGCCCCGGGCGTGCGCATCGTCGCCGAGCCGATGGCCGAGGTGGCCGGATGGCCCCTGCCCTCCTCGGGCACGCAGCCTCGGGGCATCACGGACGCGGACGGCCACTTCGAGTTCCGAGTGGACCCCGCCACCTACCGGCTGGACTTCACCCCAGGGGAGAACCTGCCGCGCGTCAGCCGC harbors:
- a CDS encoding carboxypeptidase regulatory-like domain-containing protein, translated to MNAPLRITAWVALALGAPACGLIDEPPPASQLVCASDAECGPKQVCFADGCGDPGRDIVVEVTAAPSQGVHAQDFPVDNLRPQQDLQLFGPASLQGQVTRNLSAASDGGMVATAYRDSITVRATGTSRLIPGVSRHYEATLVPTDGAYALPVGTGDYSVTVVPGDVTVPPVTKTGAVDPGLRTSLDFTLAAPEALVRLEGVLVEQGTQAVATDMEVQALDASLRPLSQRVRVERGTGRFVLNLVPEAARLATVLLAATSVNNDDGVPRKTFVVDPRVKLPKPLELGAFGTLVRVGGRVLDARGQPISGATVSMEGKVGGGGSYVSRPVLTGTDGRFELLSLPSGADGALALVTVPPPASTARITRQAVTVPAALTVLPDTTCQDRLLISGTMLTPDGNPAPGVRIVAEPMAEVAGWPLPSSGTQPRGITDADGHFEFRVDPATYRLDFTPGENLPRVSRFVTVQPLGSGDLGTTRLEPFTLYKGRSITGLVTMPGGVLHTPGDLVPNASIRFFRVVTVAGKPSAVLLAQALSDSSGHYTVVLPTR